The following is a genomic window from Synechococcus sp. JA-2-3B'a(2-13).
CAAAACACCCGTAACCTGGGTTTGGCGAACCAATTGAGACTGCCAGCCGCGGCAGTGCATCTGACACCCCAACTGCACAGGGCGGCGAATGTCGATCTGCGGGATCCCTTCCAAGGCTGCCCGCCGGATGAGACAGCCAGAACCCAACAGGGGTGCCGCCTGATACCCTTCGGATCCCACCGCCAAGAGCTGCTGCAGTGGGTGAACGGCTCTGGGCTGGCCTAGGGTGCGCAGCATTGCCTGCACAAAGCCAGTTCGGTTGACAATTGGAGCCCGCTCCGGCGAGTCGTAAAAGTGGGGCAAGGTCTGCCACAGGAAGTCCCGCTCGAGAAAATGGCCCGGCTGTACTAGGAGGAGATACTCCCCTTGGATATGAGGGGATCCCATCGCGTAAGCCAGGGGGTCGGCTGTGGGGCTAGGGCAGGCCCAGTATTCGCAGGGAATGGCCCGGGCCGCCTTGGCCATCTCCTCATCTTCTACCCGATCCACAATGTGGACAAACAACCGCTCCCACGGGTAGTCGAGGTGCAGAGCCGAGAGCACCGTCTGCCGGGTTGCCTCCAGAGAATCCCACTGGCGCAGCACCAGTACATCCACCCGCGGCAATTGGAAAAACGACCGCCGCAGGACCTCTGGGGATGGGATCGTCTCTCTCGGCACTTGGGGATAGCGGCTGAGGGTAAAGCCCACCGCCGCCAGCCAAACAAACAGCTCTGCCCCCCAAAACAAAAGGGATCCCAAATCCATCAACCCGGCTGTCAGTCGCCAGTAGAGGTACATCACCCCGGCAATGAGGTGAAGCAACCCTGCCCAGCGAAACAAATACACCCGCATCAGCTTTCTGTCTTCCGTGCTTTTGCCATTTTCGCCCCTAAGTGGTCAGGGATCCCTAGCTCCTCTTCTCTTCCGGCTGGCCCCAATCCTCAAGAACGAAAAAAGTTCAGGAATCAGCAACAGCAAAACCTTGTCTGCTCCGGAGCAGACAGTTTTCAGCCCGGCAAGCAGCTTGGTCGACAGAAGCGAGAATCTTCTCTTGGGGAAGAAACTCTCCCAGGCAGTTTCAAAGCTGGGCCTTTCCCTACTGGGCAGCCACCTCAGCTGGGTAGACACTCACCTTTTGCCGCCACTTGCCATAGCGCTCAAAAGTCACAATGCCGGTGACCACAGAATACAAGGTGTCGTCGCCGCCGATGCGCACGTTCACCCCTGGGTGAAACTTGGTGCCCCGCTGCCTGACCAGAATGTGGCCGGGATGCACCAGCTCGCCCCCATAGCGCTTCACCCCCAGCCGCTTGGCATTGGAATCTCGACCGTTGCGAGTGCTGCCCGTTCCCTTCTTATGAGCCATAACGCCTCCTATGCAACTGCGTGATCAACAGAAACGAGATAAAAAAATCGGGATTCAGGACACCTGAGTTCAGAGTTTATTCCTCATCCGCAGGGATCCCTGTCGCCGCTGCCGAAGGGGCTGCCTCTGGGTTAGACTCTGGAGCCGCTTCCGTACGGGATGGTGCCGTGGCTAGGGGCACCCCATTGAGTTCAATAGACTCGATCAGCAAACGGGTCAGCGGTTGCCGATGACCCCTCTTTTTGCGGGTCTTTTTCTTTGGCCTCATCTTGTAGACGATGATTTTATCGCCGCGCCGATGCTGTAAAACCCGTGCCCTGACAACCGCCTCTGAAACGTAGGGATGCCCCAACGTGATTTGTCCCTCGTGGTTGATCAACAGCACACGAGACAAATCGAAGGGGCTGTTCTCCTCCACTTCCGCCAGGCGATCGACCTCGTAAAAACGCCCCGGCTCCACCCAAAGCTGCTTGCCGCCGGTCTCCACAATTGCGTAAGTCATCCTTCTCCTCTGCCGTACAGGTGCCCTGCGGGGGTCTTGAAACCTGATCCGAGCATTGACAGCGATCTTAGATCGTAGCCGAAAAAGCCGCCGTCCGTCAGCTGGGTTTGGTCGAGGACTGGCTTGCAACAGTTCCGGTCGAGCAGTGGGACGGACTCCCCAAGCACCTCATGCTGTTGCCCCCCAGCCCCTTTCCCAGAGGAAGAGGGGAGTTGGGAAGCAGTTGGGAAGCAAATGTGCAGCATCTGAGGCGACCGCAGGCCAGAGGTTGCAGAGTCATTCTTTGCTATTCGGTCAGCTTCTCCCAAGCAGCCTGAAGGGCAGCCTGCATGCGCTGAGCGGCGCGGCTGAGGCGATGTTGCCAGGTTTCCCACTTGTGTTGCAGAAACTCTGCCGCCTCGTCCAGTAGGGAGAGATCGAACTTGCCCCCTTTGGCCAG
Proteins encoded in this region:
- a CDS encoding cellulose synthase, with protein sequence MRVYLFRWAGLLHLIAGVMYLYWRLTAGLMDLGSLLFWGAELFVWLAAVGFTLSRYPQVPRETIPSPEVLRRSFFQLPRVDVLVLRQWDSLEATRQTVLSALHLDYPWERLFVHIVDRVEDEEMAKAARAIPCEYWACPSPTADPLAYAMGSPHIQGEYLLLVQPGHFLERDFLWQTLPHFYDSPERAPIVNRTGFVQAMLRTLGQPRAVHPLQQLLAVGSEGYQAAPLLGSGCLIRRAALEGIPQIDIRRPVQLGCQMHCRGWQSQLVRQTQVTGVLLPLRNRRVALLALFSALRENPFWGKPTTQQQRFQYLWLALWAAGGMAELVYLAVPMVFLCTGWMPVPAFDRVFFAWFLPYALLGRISWLLAFPPHLWGAAWQSERQTGSQFFQSIQALVQSLQGVPPYPEQPSQLSLGPQALAIVLTFLAMGVGSLRSAGSWDPSWPELLFGLVWAFYNLMILTVRPDDHDFAGFAFPSSSAAAATEESADP
- the rpmA gene encoding 50S ribosomal protein L27, whose product is MAHKKGTGSTRNGRDSNAKRLGVKRYGGELVHPGHILVRQRGTKFHPGVNVRIGGDDTLYSVVTGIVTFERYGKWRQKVSVYPAEVAAQ
- the rplU gene encoding 50S ribosomal protein L21; protein product: MTYAIVETGGKQLWVEPGRFYEVDRLAEVEENSPFDLSRVLLINHEGQITLGHPYVSEAVVRARVLQHRRGDKIIVYKMRPKKKTRKKRGHRQPLTRLLIESIELNGVPLATAPSRTEAAPESNPEAAPSAAATGIPADEE